The Canis lupus familiaris isolate Mischka breed German Shepherd chromosome 27, alternate assembly UU_Cfam_GSD_1.0, whole genome shotgun sequence genome window below encodes:
- the GPR84 gene encoding G-protein coupled receptor 84, translating to MWNTSDANFSCYHESVLGYRYAAVVWGVVVAVTGTAGNALTLLALAIQPKLRTRFNLLIANLTVADLLYCTLLQPFSVDTYLHLRWRTGATFCRVFGLLLFASNSVSILTLCLIALARYLLIAHPKLFPRVFSAKGMLLALVSTWVVAVGSFAPLWSVYVLVPVVCTCSFDHIRGRPYTTILMGIYFVLGLSSVGVFYCLIHRQVKRAAQALDRYKQASVRSNHVAGIEATPGRFQELDSGLASERPSEGTSSEPASSATAQTLEWAPSELGDQHGREEAQQRAEKGRPGAPARTRPAQRAPRTQDSPSEFGKVTRMCFAVFLCFSLSYIPFLLLNILDAKAEAPRVVHMLAANLTWLNGCINPLLYAAMNRHFRQAYASLLRRGPQSFRRFH from the coding sequence ATGTGGAACACCTCCGATGCCAACTTCTCCTGCTACCATGAGTCCGTTCTGGGCTACCGTTACGCTGCAGttgtgtggggggtggtggtcGCTGTCACAGGCACCGCGGGCAACGCGCTCACCCTGCTGGCCTTGGCCATCCAGCCCAAGCTCCGCACCCGCTTCAACCTGCTCATCGCCAACCTCACGGTGGCCGACCTGCTCTACTGCACCCTCCTCCAGCCCTTCTCCGTGGACACCTACCTCCACCTGCGCTGGCGCACTGGCGCCACCTTCTGCAGGGTCTTCGGGCTCCTCCTCTTTGCGTCCAACTCTGTGTCcatcctcaccctctgcctcatCGCCCTGGCCCGCTACCTCCTTATTGCCCACCCTAAGCTCTTTCCCCGGGTCTTCAGTGCCAAGGGCATGCTGCTGGCCCTGGTGAGCACTTGGGTGGTGGCCGTAGGCAGCTTTGCCCCTCTCTGGTCCGTCTATGTCTTGGTGCCCGTGGTCTGCACCTGCAGCTTTGACCACATCCGAGGCCGGCCCTACACCACCATCCTCATGGGCATCTACTTCGTGCTGGGTCTCAGCAGCGTTGGCGTCTTCTATTGCCTCATCCACCGCCAGGTGAAGCGAGCAGCCCAGGCGCTGGATCGGTACAAGCAGGCAAGCGTCCGCTCCAACCATGTGGCTGGGATAGAGGCGACCCCCGGCCGTTTCCAGGAGCTGGACAGCGGGCTGGCGTCAGAGAGGCCCAGCGAGGGCACTTCGTCCGAGCCAGCCAGCTCTGCCACGGCCCAGACCCTGGAATGGGCCCCTTCAGAGCTGGGGGACCAGCACGGCAGGGAGGAAGCTCAGCAGAGGGCAGAGAAGGGCCGGCCAGGAGCACCCGCCAGGACCAGGCCAGCCCAAAGAGCCCCGAGAACTCAGGACTCCCCATCGGAGTTTGGGAAAGTGACTCGGATGTGTTTTGCTgtgttcctctgcttctccctgagcTACATCCCCTTCTTGCTGCTCAACATCCTGGATGCCAAGGCCGAGGCTCCTCGGGTTGTCCACATGCTCGCTGCCAACCTCACCTGGCTCAACGGTTGCATCAACCCCCTGCTCTACGCGGCCATGAACCGGCACTTCCGCCAAGCCTACGCCTCCCTCCTGAGACGAGGGCCCCAGAGTTTCCGTAGGTTCCACTAG